The genomic stretch GAAAAAGAAGGTTACGACATTTATACCGCTACAAATGGTAATGAAGGTATAGAAAAAGCCAAAGAAATTATTCCAGATTTGATCTTATTAGATGTAATGATGCCCGAAAAAGACGGTATCGAAACTTGCCAGGAGCTTAGAAAAGTAAAAGAGCTGCAAAAATCTCTTATCGTTTTCCTTTCAGCAAGAAGTGAAGAGTTTTCTCAATTGGCTGGCTTTCAGGCAGGAGCAAACGACTATATTGTAAAGCTTATCAAACCGAAAATTCTTATTTCTAAAGTAAATGCATTGCTTCAGCTGACTTCTCAGGTTTCTGATAATGCTAAACTTATTGAAATTGGCGATTTGGTAATCGATAAAGATAACTTCCGAGTTTCAAAAAGCGGACAGCAGTTTCTGTTACCGAAAAAAGAATTCGATCTGCTTTATCTTTTGGCTTCAAACACCGAAAAAGTCTTTAAAAGAGAGGAAATTCTTGAAAGAGTATGGGGAAATGACGTAATTGTTGGTGAAAGAACAATCGATGTACATATCCGTAGACTGAGAGAAAAATTAGGAATCAACACGATTCAGACCTTAAAAGGAATTGGGTATAAATTGATTGTTTAACTCAGAAAAGACTAACTTTACATTTAACTCAAAATTTTGTAAAATTGAAATTTTACAGGCTTACCTTAGTTTCATCATGTCTGCTTACATTGGTGATGTTTGTTTTAGTGATTATATTCGATTCACTAAAAGATATCTATTATAATACATCTCAGTTTAAGATTGGCCTTTTTTTGTGTGTTGTTTTGATGTTTATTATTAATTATGTTGTTTTAGAACTACTTTTTAATTATTACGCCAAAAAACAGGTACGAAAGATCTCAAAAATTCTTCCTGAAGAAATAATTTACAGCGATCAGAATAATATTACACTGAAAGAACTCGGAGAAAGATTTTCAGATTTTAATCAGCAGCAGCTCACCGAGATGGATATGATGAAAGAAATGGAAAGTTACCGTAAAGAATATATCGGAAATGTTTCACATGAGCTAAAAACACCACTTTTTTCCATTCAGGGTTACGTAGAAACTTTAGTTGACGGTGGAGTAGATAATCTGACGATCCGTGATAAATATTTGGAACGAATAGGGATCTCTGTAGAAAGATTGATAGCTATCGTTAATGATCTAGACATGATCAACAGATTGGAAGCCGGTGAAATCAATCTTACCGTTTCCAGATTTGATGTTAATATTCTTATTAAAGAAATTTTTGACCTGCTCGATCTGGAAGCCGAAAAAAATAATACCGTTTTGCAGCTTCAGACTTTACATAGCCAGATTTTTGTGGAGGCCGACAAGCAGAAAGTGTCTCAGGTTTTTATTAATTTAATTTCAAATGCTATTCACTACGCCAACAGGCAGGAAG from Chryseobacterium indoltheticum encodes the following:
- a CDS encoding response regulator; translation: MNQKKILLIDDELDILEILSYNLEKEGYDIYTATNGNEGIEKAKEIIPDLILLDVMMPEKDGIETCQELRKVKELQKSLIVFLSARSEEFSQLAGFQAGANDYIVKLIKPKILISKVNALLQLTSQVSDNAKLIEIGDLVIDKDNFRVSKSGQQFLLPKKEFDLLYLLASNTEKVFKREEILERVWGNDVIVGERTIDVHIRRLREKLGINTIQTLKGIGYKLIV
- a CDS encoding sensor histidine kinase, producing the protein MKFYRLTLVSSCLLTLVMFVLVIIFDSLKDIYYNTSQFKIGLFLCVVLMFIINYVVLELLFNYYAKKQVRKISKILPEEIIYSDQNNITLKELGERFSDFNQQQLTEMDMMKEMESYRKEYIGNVSHELKTPLFSIQGYVETLVDGGVDNLTIRDKYLERIGISVERLIAIVNDLDMINRLEAGEINLTVSRFDVNILIKEIFDLLDLEAEKNNTVLQLQTLHSQIFVEADKQKVSQVFINLISNAIHYANRQEAKVVVKTSVLRNKVLIEVIDNGMGIKAELLPRIFERFYRVETSRSRRQGGSGLGLAIVKHILEAHNENITVESVYLEGTKFSFMLEKSK